The genomic segment GCAAGGACACTGCAGATAATAAAGCCAAGTCATTCTACTACTAAGCATCGAACAGCTAAAAAATGCTGCAAGGTTTAGATCTCATTTGCTCATCTGCTTGAAGCTGCAAGTATTTTGCTTGGTGGAGCAAATTGTCGAAACCTTCAGGAAGCTTTagatgtataataaaataaaatggttacCACTTACCACATTTTTCTTTAGTACTAAATGTCAATATATTCCAAAACTGGCGTCACATCTGACACGAGTTAACAACATGATGAAGTAAAGTTTACTACAAAACTATTTACTAAATTTGAATGAACGTGACAAGAGTATTAATTCCAAAAGTTTAGGGACAATAAATCTGATAAATCTTTAGCAAAGCGATAAGCAATAATCGATGTTTCAAGGCAGTCTTCCGGAGTTGAAATTCATGTCAACGATGCCAAAGATGTTTCAAAACTTATCAGAGGCATCCCGATTTCAGATTTATATCGCATTATAAGTATTAGTATAGTTGTTAATcgttttagtttctttattatttCTAAGAGCTTATCACACTTGACTTCAGAACAAGCTGGCATATCAAATTGAGAGATCAAACGAATCATTAAGATTGCATGTTCAGGATACAATGGAAAAGGGAGGAGGATATCACAgacagagattgaagaagcaaCAAATGGCATATGTACAGAgattaattaaatgatatatatagaacatTTGTTGTAAGGTATGATCCAAGTGTCTATACTTTCAGACAAGCTTTGATATAGCCTGGCACGAGATCCAGAAGGCTTTTGATGCAATACTCAGGATCATCGGGTTTTGATATATCCTGTTACCAATAAGGGCAATTAGATCAAGTGAGACAATGTCAAACATTCAGACATACAAACTAATGACAAGATATAGTATTAAAGAGGGTGTTTTTGCTCGACGTACCCTATCGCAGTTGCGCTCCATGATGCTACATTGTAAATAACTTTACTTCCCTCCCACGCTTTACGAAGCttcccttttctcttcttcactgAAAACATCGTGCTAAGTGCTACAATGCCAATTCACATGCAAACTCTTAGTATCATAAGGAGACATAAGTGTCACCATCACTAACACCCAGTTGGAAAGGGAGTTTTAGGGGATTGAACAGATAAGTTGGTTTGTCAAGTATTTGGTTGATTTGAGGCCTTGGGGAAGAAAGAGTTTTGACGTTCTCTACAACAAAACCTTAGGCTACTACTATTTTTTCCCCCCGAGAGAATAACAAAGCAGAATTAGGAACTCGTTACTGTAAGTTCAAGATTTACCTTTCTGAAGCTGATCAGGTGATATATCCTACACAAAGATATCACTCAGAATAAGTTTTGCATGAAAAGTTGATGAGACATTCATAACTCGAGACATAAAGCAAGCAAGATATGCGTATTGTTAAGTGTACCTTAGTCTGCTTAAGGGATGATAAATATGTAGCCATGAAACAAGCGATACCGTCTGCTATATCTTCTTCCCTAACAAGGACATAATCATCTTCCGTTTGACCCATATATTCCTCACCCCATACATCATCTTCACTAACTACGTCCCAAGAGCTACCATCTTCTGCCAAATGCAACAACTTATATCACTAAAAGTGTTTATCTCTACAACCTAATAACACATCCATTGACAAAAATCTTCTCATTGaggtaaaacaaacaaacagaaactTGTTACTTACCAGAAAGATCTTGAGGAACTGAAACTTGAGCTAATTCTATCCTTTCACGAAACTCATTACATTCAACTCTAGACTTCATGAGATCATAAAACTgcacaacaaaacaaagaatcatGTAAAATCAAGTCACAAGCTTATATATTCTAAATTAAGCTATCCTCCATCACAATCCTATAAACTTTAAAGAGATTAAAGTATATGTAAGCATACGTTATCAGCTTCAGGATCTCCTggatcggaagaagaagagtactCTTCCCTGTCCgattcatcctcctcctcctcttcctccggtGATTCAATCCGTTCGCCGACGTTATCATCGCCGGAAGGACTAGGATTATCGGTAAGTTCAAGCAGCTCAAGAGCTTTTTGGCAATCCTCAAGCAATTTATGCAACGTCTAACGCTTGACACGAATACTATCCAAATCGATGCGATTTCCTTTGTTGTCGGTATCATGGGACAAGCTAGAGACCTCAATTTCCATGGCTGCCGTGAAATCGGAAAAGATCTGCTGCTCaaagagaaagattgaagaCGAATTTGATTCTTCTGCTCCACAATTTTTTCGCCCTTGTTGGATTGAAGacctatataatttatttatttcgacccataacaaaaaaaaaaaaaaaaaaaaaaaaaaaaaaaagggataaaaGAGAGTCGTAAGTAGTAAGACAAGAAGCAACTAATTTTGCTGAAAATAGAATCTAACTATTGCATCCTTTAAgcacatttaatatttttaaaaaattattttaattgttttatttataaatacattaaatCAACAAGCGTAatgatttaaggaaaaaaaaaccagtaGCAAATCATAATTAACCAGCATTAAAccataattaaattaacatttacTATAGTGATGATACAGATTGGCATTCATGGGAATATGGATTATCATTATCCCAAACAGTGACTAAATAATACTACAATGAAGACGtccaaatttaattaatatttcgGAACTTAATTAATGTACATGTTTGTCTAACATGCAGTGCACATTAACAAtttaacattaacaaaaaatattaattaacaatactatataaatgttttgaaaaacatTACCCAAGACGGTGGTAGTGCCAGGCCCAGCCCAATAAGAAGAACCTATATAAAAAAGATGTACTGTAAACCCCAAAACATTCACAGAGTCGTCGTCTGTCTCTCAATTCATCCGTAGTCCTCCGACGAACGGACGAAACCACCATGGGCGATAACACGTTGGTGGGATTTTTCTACAAGCGtaagatctctttctctctctatatatatctctttctctttaatatATGTCTTTGATAGCATCTCTAATCGGATCTAGTTTATTATTTGTCTTACGTACCTCGGGGGTGTAGATGGTAAGACATGTGTGTTTTGGGATGTGAATGATTACCCTATCCCAGATGGTCTCGATCCTTCTTCGATTTACCAAAGTATCAAAGACGCTATCAAGAAGCATGGTTGTGATGCGGAGGTGACGATTCACGCTTATGCTGATGATAATACTGTTTCGGATGACTTGCGACGTCAATTATTGGATGCTGGATTCAAATTCGAAGTCTTTAGCCCAGGtgagaattttaattttttactctTTGTTAAATTAAGCTCGTTTtctcttacatatatatatatgtaatctaaGATAAATCCGTTGTTGATATTAGGGGGTGATCATGCGAGACACTGTACCATGTACTGTGACATGGTGTTGTGGGCATTCAAACATCCTACACCTCCTTTAAATCTGATTGTACTGGCAAAAGTATTCGATTGCGAAGGcgatttttatacttttatgtgCGCTTTGCGTATTAGTTATCATGCTGTTCTCTTTtccgaaaaaaaacaaatatggcCTGGTGCCCCGTTGTTTACTAGCATATTTGATGGAGGCCGAAACAATATTAGCGGAAGCTCTCTCAACGTAAGCGGAAGCTAGTAGGGGATACTCATACTATTTCCATAGACTAATTAACTTTTGTGCCCTTCCAatgttattgtttgtttgtgtttgttacCATTGCGATGTTTATATTATTGTCTAACTATGATGTGATTTTggacatatataataaacaagtGCACTTCTATTTCTTTCTCTCACCATTCGTCACTTGCGTTTACTGTGGTTGCTCAACATTAAACTTTTGTTCCtcataactctttttttttttttttttttttttttttttttNTTTTCAATCAATAATTCGCATACGGATACAACAAAACCATAGTGATATATGAACAGAGGTTATTTTATATGACTttaggattttaattttaaaacaagtcTTAGCTTAGCATACACGCACGCAATATTGTCTATTACTCGGGCCGATCATAAAAGCATCATACAAGTTAACTAATCAATAAAACTGGGAGATAACTCTCTGTTCCATATACACAggccttttaaaattttaactaggAATACACCTGGGGCGAAATTGTTACAAATCCACAGGCATTTCAGAGACAGTTTTTGAGCTTTGGCTTTGGAAGTAATTTTTTACTacttaaaaaactttttgagAGGAGCTTCTCTGCTTTGGGAGTAAGCAGACTCTTCTTGACGTGCACATTCCAAGCCATATAATATTTCGTGGTAGTTTCTTCTTGGTTAAGGAGAGTCTCAGGGAGACCCCAGATTCTCCACTCTTCGTGAAGCCTTAGAAAACAAAGGTTtcctgttgtcaaaaaaaaaaaaaaaaaaaaaaaaaaaaaaaaaaaaaaaaaaaaaaaaNTTGTATAAAGACTACAAAATCTAAAGGGTAcaatttgtagaaaaaaaaaacaatattataaatcTTCAAAGAGTATAACACAAACAATAACCCTCCTCATGATTACCTCTTACTGGGTCCGCCATTgagtttgatataatttttttttttttgttcctacaGTGAATAACATATAGTTAAATCTGAAAAACTTCATGAGagatggagaaaaagaaaagttaaagcTTGCAATAGTTGCATAAGTTATAAATGTGAAATGAATAGTATATTGAACCAcctatcacaaaaaaaaaaaaaaaaaaaaaaaaaaaNAGACGAATGAACGAGTCCCCATGCACGCAGCATTATTATCGAAAAAGATAAAATCGTTTTATACTAATGGTTCATGtagatttatcatttatatatacaattattcaAACTCAAGAGAGATGCCTATAAGCCtaactcaaataaaataaaataaagagagagagtggtGGAGGGAGGGTCGTGCCCAGCACGATTCAGAAATATTACTGAGGAGGTCAAATCAATTG from the Camelina sativa cultivar DH55 chromosome 12, Cs, whole genome shotgun sequence genome contains:
- the LOC104730993 gene encoding uncharacterized protein LOC104730993 gives rise to the protein MGDNTLVGFFYKHGKTCVFWDVNDYPIPDGLDPSSIYQSIKDAIKKHGCDAEVTIHAYADDNTVSDDLRRQLLDAGFKFEVFSPGGDHARHCTMYCDMVLWAFKHPTPPLNLIVLAKVFDCEGDFYTFMCALRISYHAVLFSEKKQIWPGAPLFTSIFDGGRNNISGSSLNVSGS